From one Pseudomonas sp. S35 genomic stretch:
- a CDS encoding heavy metal sensor histidine kinase — MKTSSLSMRLGLTVSLMGAGLVVLLATLAYLALTHELENLARKGLENKMAQLEHSLRQDLKPHDIAARPHSLLDLVMGHDNIYLTITGTQPDAPVLLSVGAKPQQPLLLDAPAGKTLAYVNWVDGRDNRILTATHVMPLRGGDYVRVLLSLDRSDDEALLSAYLRSTVIAVPLLLILIGMGAWWLVQRGLAPLKQFSHVAAQVTTQDLTHRLSVDNLPKELGELAQGFNVMLKRLDAGVQQLSQFCDDLAHELRAPLTNLMGKAQVTLSRERPSADYKAGLESCTEEMERLSRIVSDMLFLAQVSHPAARAGFGAVSLGDEAQRVMELFSLNAEDKQVTLSLRGDAWVTGDRLMIQRAISNLLSNAIRHTPDGASVLLLVETYDQSVVLSVGNPGRGIEAHHLPHLFERFYRADSSRTRAEGGTGLGLAIVRSIMHLHQGHADVTSQPGVFTRFSLVFPLP; from the coding sequence ATGAAGACCAGCAGCCTGTCGATGCGCCTGGGTTTGACGGTCAGCCTGATGGGCGCCGGCCTGGTGGTGTTGCTCGCCACCCTGGCCTACCTGGCCCTGACCCACGAGCTGGAAAACCTCGCACGCAAGGGCCTGGAAAACAAGATGGCGCAGTTGGAGCACAGCCTGCGCCAGGATCTCAAACCCCACGATATCGCCGCCCGCCCGCATTCGCTGCTGGACCTGGTGATGGGCCACGACAACATTTACCTGACCATCACTGGCACCCAGCCTGACGCGCCGGTGCTGCTCAGCGTCGGCGCCAAACCCCAGCAGCCGTTGTTGCTCGATGCGCCTGCCGGCAAAACCCTGGCCTACGTGAATTGGGTGGACGGTCGCGACAATCGCATCCTCACTGCCACCCACGTGATGCCCCTGCGCGGCGGCGATTATGTACGCGTGTTGCTGTCGCTGGACCGCTCCGACGATGAAGCGCTACTCAGCGCCTACCTGCGCTCCACGGTGATCGCCGTGCCGTTGCTGCTGATCCTGATCGGCATGGGCGCCTGGTGGCTGGTGCAACGCGGTTTGGCGCCGTTGAAGCAGTTCAGCCATGTGGCGGCGCAAGTCACCACCCAGGACCTGACCCACCGGTTGTCTGTGGATAACCTGCCCAAGGAACTGGGCGAGCTGGCCCAAGGTTTCAACGTGATGCTCAAGCGCCTGGATGCCGGGGTGCAGCAACTGTCGCAATTTTGCGACGACTTGGCCCACGAACTGCGTGCGCCGTTGACCAACCTGATGGGCAAGGCCCAGGTGACCCTGTCCCGCGAGCGGCCTTCGGCAGACTACAAAGCCGGGCTGGAGTCCTGCACCGAAGAAATGGAACGCCTGTCGCGCATCGTCTCCGACATGTTGTTTCTGGCCCAGGTCAGCCACCCGGCGGCGCGGGCGGGGTTTGGTGCGGTGTCATTGGGCGACGAAGCGCAGCGGGTGATGGAGCTGTTTTCCCTGAATGCCGAGGACAAGCAGGTCACCCTCAGCCTGCGCGGCGACGCCTGGGTGACCGGGGACCGCCTGATGATCCAGCGCGCCATCTCCAACTTATTGTCCAACGCGATTCGCCATACCCCCGACGGCGCCAGCGTGTTGTTGCTGGTGGAGACCTATGACCAGAGCGTCGTGCTATCGGTCGGCAACCCTGGCCGGGGCATCGAAGCACACCACCTGCCGCACCTGTTCGAACGTTTCTACCGCGCCGACAGCAGCCGCACCCGCGCCGAAGGCGGCACCGGCCTGGGGCTGGCCATCGTGCGGTCGATCATGCACCTGCACCAGGGCCACGCCGACGTCACCAGCCAGCCTGGCGTTTTTACGCGGTTCAGCCTGGTGTTTCCCCTTCCCTGA
- a CDS encoding heavy metal response regulator transcription factor: protein MRILVVEDEQKTADYLQQGLTESGYVVDCAASGIDGLHLARQNTYELVILDVNLPHTDGWEVLEQLRSEGNQRVMMLTARGRLADKIKGLDMGADDYLVKPFEFPELLARVRTLLRRSEHIPLPEVLRVSDLELDPRRHRAYRGNRRIDLTTKEFALLHVLMRQTGEVMTRTQIISLVWDMNFDCDTNVVEVSISRLRGKVDDQSEVKLIHTIRGVGYVLEARQ from the coding sequence ATGCGTATCCTTGTGGTTGAGGACGAGCAGAAAACCGCCGATTACCTGCAGCAAGGCCTGACCGAAAGCGGTTACGTCGTCGACTGCGCCGCCAGCGGCATCGACGGCCTGCACCTGGCCAGGCAAAACACTTATGAACTGGTGATCCTCGACGTCAACCTGCCCCACACCGACGGCTGGGAAGTGCTGGAACAACTGCGCAGCGAGGGCAACCAGCGCGTGATGATGCTGACCGCGCGCGGGCGCCTGGCCGACAAGATCAAGGGCCTGGACATGGGCGCCGACGACTACCTGGTCAAACCCTTCGAGTTTCCCGAGTTGCTGGCCCGTGTGCGCACCTTGCTGCGGCGCAGTGAACATATCCCGCTGCCGGAGGTGCTGCGCGTCTCGGACCTGGAACTGGACCCGCGCCGGCATCGTGCCTATCGCGGCAACCGACGCATCGACCTGACCACCAAGGAGTTCGCCCTGCTGCATGTGCTGATGCGCCAGACTGGCGAGGTGATGACCCGCACCCAGATCATTTCGCTGGTGTGGGACATGAACTTCGATTGCGACACCAACGTGGTGGAAGTCTCCATCAGCCGCCTGCGCGGCAAGGTCGATGACCAGAGCGAGGTCAAGCTGATCCATACCATTCGCGGCGTCGGTTACGTGCTGGAAGCGCGCCAATGA
- a CDS encoding OprD family porin: protein MHIRYYTLPLSLCAALPLAAVAAEDTPEGFIEGSSLNVLARNFYFNRDDRKGQSSPTGNGYSEAWAQGLIGKFESGFTQGTVGFGLDAFAMVGVKLDSGTGRSGGKGSFGMLPVDSNNHPEDSYSKVGGAAKLRVLDSVIKAGDVFPLTPVVAYGDSRVLPESFRGVTLQNTSLQGLTLQGGRLDGMSQPTQSGMNKGFATFYAGPVDSPWIAYGGGDYQLNKHLSLSLYSSRLKDAWNQYYAGSAASYPLSDDVSLFGDANVYKAVDEGKKLLGEFDNTIWSARVGVKVGAHSLAVSHQRNNGDDDFDYLRNSDSIFLNNSIQYSDFNSPKERSWMVRYDLDMQAFGIPGLSFMTRYGKGTGADYSNANAVYMRRDGAGDPLTDQRRWERDIEAKYVVQSGNLKDLSLRLRQASVRSSAFESDLEEVRVIIEYPLAVL from the coding sequence ATGCACATCCGTTATTACACCCTTCCCCTTTCACTGTGCGCCGCCTTACCCCTGGCAGCGGTAGCCGCCGAAGACACGCCCGAGGGGTTCATCGAAGGCAGCAGCCTGAACGTGCTGGCGCGCAACTTTTACTTCAATCGCGATGATCGCAAAGGCCAGTCCAGCCCTACCGGCAATGGCTATTCCGAGGCCTGGGCCCAGGGTCTGATCGGTAAATTCGAGTCCGGCTTTACCCAGGGCACCGTGGGGTTTGGCCTGGACGCATTTGCCATGGTCGGCGTGAAGCTCGACTCGGGCACCGGCCGCAGCGGCGGCAAAGGCTCGTTCGGCATGCTGCCAGTGGACAGCAACAATCATCCCGAAGACAGCTACAGCAAAGTCGGCGGCGCGGCGAAACTGCGCGTGTTGGACAGCGTGATCAAGGCCGGCGACGTGTTCCCGCTCACGCCGGTGGTGGCCTACGGTGATTCGCGCGTATTGCCGGAAAGTTTTCGCGGCGTGACCTTACAGAACACCAGCCTGCAAGGCCTGACGCTGCAGGGCGGGCGCCTGGACGGCATGAGCCAGCCCACCCAAAGCGGCATGAACAAAGGCTTCGCAACGTTTTACGCAGGCCCCGTGGACTCGCCCTGGATCGCCTACGGCGGCGGCGATTACCAACTCAACAAACACCTCAGCCTGAGCCTGTACAGCAGCCGACTCAAAGACGCCTGGAACCAGTATTACGCGGGCAGCGCTGCCAGTTACCCGCTGAGCGACGACGTCTCATTGTTCGGCGACGCCAACGTCTACAAGGCGGTGGACGAAGGTAAAAAACTGCTCGGTGAATTCGACAACACCATCTGGAGCGCCCGCGTCGGCGTGAAGGTCGGCGCCCACAGTCTGGCCGTGTCCCATCAACGCAACAACGGCGATGACGACTTCGATTACCTGCGCAACTCGGACTCGATCTTCCTCAACAACTCGATCCAATACAGCGACTTCAACTCGCCCAAGGAACGCTCGTGGATGGTGCGCTATGACCTCGACATGCAGGCCTTCGGCATCCCCGGCCTGTCGTTCATGACCCGCTACGGCAAGGGCACCGGCGCCGATTACAGCAATGCCAACGCGGTGTACATGCGCCGCGATGGGGCCGGCGACCCGCTGACCGACCAACGCCGATGGGAGCGGGATATCGAAGCCAAATATGTGGTGCAAAGTGGCAACTTGAAAGATCTATCCCTCAGGCTGCGCCAGGCCAGCGTGCGCTCAAGTGCATTCGAGTCGGACCTGGAAGAAGTCCGTGTGATCATCGAATACCCACTGGCCGTACTGTAA
- a CDS encoding DUF2790 domain-containing protein — protein MNFYRVGLGVLTATLSFGALAENGGDRTFALMMERNEKAMAAYAEKQGKPAPQVQVYRYGMDLDIAKVVSVTPPIRACKAVPSRMTYEDSSGSLNTLEYQVMGVCRNNGG, from the coding sequence ATGAACTTTTATCGCGTTGGCTTGGGTGTATTGACCGCAACGTTGTCATTCGGGGCGCTGGCTGAAAACGGCGGTGATCGCACCTTTGCCCTGATGATGGAGCGCAACGAAAAGGCAATGGCCGCCTATGCCGAGAAACAGGGCAAGCCGGCGCCTCAGGTGCAGGTGTATCGCTATGGCATGGACCTGGACATCGCCAAGGTGGTCAGCGTCACGCCGCCGATTCGCGCCTGCAAGGCGGTGCCCTCGCGCATGACCTATGAAGACTCCAGCGGCTCGCTCAATACTTTGGAATATCAAGTTATGGGCGTGTGTCGAAATAACGGCGGTTAA
- a CDS encoding methyl-accepting chemotaxis protein — MFNTRLKQELSALREELSSLQQVKESLESEMLCLTLDAEGRVEWANTNFLQELAYQSSNIVGRPIDDLMPEHVRRDEFQQRFNNALRRGEHFAGTVRLMRGNGQEAWLRSIVQPVRSSDGRIKHFSIFSSDLTRTIEASREHENLITALVRSTAVIEFDLGGHVLTANDRFLAGMGYSLAQIKGKHHRMFCEPEEYNSAEYQNFWKRLNNGEFVASRFKRVDSRGQVVWLEATYNPVLDANERLYKVVKFATVITDQVNREQTVADAANIAYSTSLQTDSSAQRGTTVVTQAVEVMRDLATHMQQAGEGIEALNAQSQVIGTIVKTISGIAEQTNLLALNAAIEAARAGEQGRGFAVVADEVRQLASRTSKATEEIVGVVRQNQDMARDAVALMTDGRLQAEQGLALAAEAGTVIVEIQDGAQKVVSAVGQFANQLST, encoded by the coding sequence ATGTTCAACACCCGTTTGAAGCAGGAGCTTTCGGCTCTTCGCGAAGAATTGTCCAGCTTGCAACAGGTCAAGGAGAGCCTGGAAAGCGAAATGCTGTGCCTGACGCTGGACGCCGAAGGCCGCGTGGAATGGGCCAACACCAACTTCCTGCAGGAACTGGCCTATCAGTCGAGCAACATTGTGGGGCGGCCCATTGACGATCTGATGCCGGAACACGTGCGCAGGGATGAATTCCAGCAGCGTTTCAACAATGCCCTGCGCCGTGGCGAACACTTTGCCGGCACCGTGCGGCTGATGCGTGGCAATGGCCAGGAAGCCTGGCTGCGCTCCATCGTGCAGCCGGTGCGCAGTTCCGATGGACGCATCAAGCATTTCTCGATTTTCTCCAGCGACCTTACCCGCACCATCGAAGCGTCGCGCGAGCATGAAAACCTGATCACCGCGCTGGTACGCTCCACCGCCGTGATCGAGTTCGACCTCGGCGGGCATGTGCTCACCGCGAACGACCGCTTCCTCGCCGGCATGGGGTACAGCCTGGCGCAGATCAAGGGCAAACATCACCGCATGTTCTGCGAACCAGAGGAGTACAACAGCGCCGAGTACCAGAACTTCTGGAAGCGTCTGAACAACGGTGAGTTCGTCGCATCGCGTTTCAAGCGTGTGGACAGCCGTGGCCAGGTGGTGTGGTTGGAAGCCACCTACAACCCGGTGCTGGACGCCAACGAGCGGCTGTACAAAGTGGTCAAGTTCGCCACGGTGATCACCGATCAGGTCAACCGTGAACAGACAGTGGCCGACGCCGCGAACATCGCGTACAGCACCTCCCTGCAAACCGACAGCAGCGCCCAGCGCGGCACCACGGTGGTGACTCAGGCGGTGGAGGTGATGCGCGACCTGGCCACGCACATGCAGCAGGCGGGCGAAGGTATCGAGGCGCTGAATGCACAATCCCAAGTGATCGGCACCATCGTCAAAACCATCAGTGGCATCGCCGAGCAGACCAACTTGCTGGCGCTCAACGCCGCCATCGAAGCGGCGCGTGCCGGTGAGCAGGGTCGGGGGTTTGCGGTGGTGGCCGATGAAGTGCGCCAGTTGGCGTCACGTACCAGCAAAGCCACCGAGGAAATTGTCGGTGTGGTGCGTCAGAACCAGGACATGGCCCGCGACGCCGTGGCGCTGATGACCGATGGCCGCCTGCAAGCCGAGCAGGGCTTGGCCCTGGCGGCAGAAGCGGGCACGGTGATCGTGGAAATCCAGGACGGTGCACAGAAGGTGGTCAGCGCTGTGGGGCAATTCGCAAACCAATTGTCGACTTGA
- a CDS encoding flavin reductase family protein has product MSPAHCRPVPLSKAYRLLNHGPTVLVSAAHNGQRNIMAAAWAMPLDFEPPKVAVVLDKATWTRQLLEGAGTFVLQVPCAAQADLVQTVGNTTGSETDKFAAYGLHTFKGEHTDAPLLEGCVAWLECRLLPEPHNQQTYDLFLGEVVAAYADERVFSEGHWHFDGHDERRTLHHVAGGNFLVIGDQLQAVSLKPKGAPDS; this is encoded by the coding sequence ATGAGCCCTGCCCACTGCCGCCCCGTTCCGCTGTCCAAGGCCTATCGCTTGCTCAACCACGGCCCGACCGTGCTGGTGAGTGCTGCCCACAACGGCCAACGCAATATCATGGCTGCCGCCTGGGCGATGCCGCTGGATTTTGAGCCGCCGAAAGTCGCGGTGGTGCTGGACAAGGCCACCTGGACCCGCCAACTGCTGGAAGGCGCTGGTACGTTTGTGCTGCAGGTGCCTTGCGCGGCCCAGGCCGACCTGGTGCAGACGGTCGGTAATACCACCGGTTCTGAAACCGATAAATTCGCCGCGTATGGCCTGCACACCTTCAAGGGCGAACACACCGACGCGCCGTTGCTGGAAGGCTGCGTCGCGTGGCTGGAGTGCCGCCTGCTGCCCGAACCCCACAACCAGCAAACCTACGATTTGTTCCTCGGCGAAGTGGTCGCGGCGTATGCCGACGAGCGCGTGTTCAGCGAAGGCCATTGGCACTTTGACGGCCATGATGAACGGCGGACCTTGCACCATGTGGCCGGCGGCAATTTCCTGGTGATCGGAGATCAACTGCAAGCGGTCAGCCTAAAACCCAAGGGTGCACCCGATAGCTGA
- a CDS encoding AraC family transcriptional regulator, with product MGKPTPNFDWLHRAPHASGLDRIEAYFAGFAFDPHRHDTYAIGRTLSGVQSFHYRGHMIHSLPGTTMVLHPDETHDGHAGSDEGFKYRMIYVEPALIQQILGGKPLPFIPSGLSTDPRLFRASEALLQSLDCPIDPLQEQDAMFDLAHALSNASGAIVSRKTFDYVAAERAREFIHSALGRSITLDEMADHAGRDRWALSRDFRLLFGTSPYRYLTMRRLDLVRSLLAQGQSLVDAAMTAGFTDQSHMTRQFRSTYGMPPSRWVKMLGR from the coding sequence ATGGGCAAACCGACCCCCAACTTCGACTGGCTGCACCGCGCCCCGCATGCCAGCGGCCTGGACCGTATCGAGGCGTACTTTGCGGGCTTTGCCTTCGACCCACACCGCCATGACACCTACGCCATCGGGCGTACTTTGTCTGGCGTGCAGAGCTTTCATTACCGCGGCCACATGATCCACAGCCTCCCCGGCACGACCATGGTGCTTCACCCCGATGAGACCCACGACGGCCACGCCGGCAGCGACGAAGGCTTCAAGTACCGGATGATCTACGTGGAGCCGGCACTGATCCAGCAGATCCTCGGCGGCAAGCCGCTGCCGTTTATCCCCAGTGGTTTATCCACGGACCCCAGGCTGTTTCGCGCCAGCGAAGCGTTACTGCAAAGCCTCGATTGCCCGATTGATCCGTTGCAGGAACAGGACGCGATGTTCGACCTGGCCCATGCGCTCAGCAATGCCTCGGGGGCGATCGTCAGCCGCAAGACCTTCGATTACGTAGCCGCCGAACGCGCCCGGGAATTTATCCACAGCGCCCTGGGCCGCAGCATCACCCTGGATGAAATGGCCGACCACGCCGGCCGCGACCGCTGGGCGTTATCGCGGGATTTTCGCTTGCTGTTCGGCACCAGCCCCTACCGCTACCTGACCATGCGCCGGCTGGACCTGGTGCGCAGCCTGCTGGCCCAGGGCCAATCCTTGGTGGATGCGGCAATGACGGCCGGCTTCACCGACCAGAGCCACATGACCCGGCAGTTTCGCAGCACCTACGGCATGCCGCCGTCGCGATGGGTGAAGATGCTCGGGCGCTGA
- a CDS encoding LysE family transporter has product MEVFNPAYVAPLASLAMLWTVAVVTPGPNFFNTAQLAASCSRRHGVVASAGVSTGTIMWGLAGGLGIKSLFTAAPMLYLAFKIIGGCYLIYLGLKLFKRSAPAMGQSPLPDDARRSLFSAWRLGLLGNLSNPKAALFVATIFASTMPPSPSPMLLTLAVITMATLSFSWYSCVALVFSSAHMASLYSRSRKWLDRFAGGCYVLFGAHLVANR; this is encoded by the coding sequence ATGGAAGTTTTCAACCCCGCCTACGTGGCGCCCCTAGCATCGCTGGCCATGCTGTGGACGGTGGCGGTGGTGACGCCGGGGCCCAACTTCTTCAACACGGCACAGTTGGCGGCCAGTTGTTCGCGCCGCCATGGCGTGGTGGCTTCGGCGGGCGTGTCCACCGGCACGATCATGTGGGGGCTGGCGGGTGGCCTGGGCATCAAGTCGCTGTTTACCGCTGCACCCATGTTGTACCTGGCGTTCAAGATCATTGGCGGCTGCTACCTGATTTACCTGGGCCTGAAACTGTTCAAACGCTCGGCACCGGCCATGGGCCAGAGCCCGTTACCGGACGATGCGCGACGTTCGCTGTTTTCCGCCTGGCGCCTGGGGTTATTGGGCAATCTGTCCAATCCCAAGGCCGCGTTGTTCGTCGCCACCATCTTCGCCTCCACCATGCCGCCGTCACCGTCGCCGATGCTGCTGACCCTGGCGGTCATCACCATGGCTACCTTGTCGTTCAGTTGGTATTCCTGCGTGGCCCTGGTTTTTTCCAGTGCGCATATGGCCAGTCTCTACAGCCGCTCACGCAAATGGCTCGATCGTTTTGCCGGCGGTTGCTACGTGTTGTTCGGCGCACATCTTGTAGCGAATCGCTGA
- the ddlA gene encoding D-alanine--D-alanine ligase, which translates to MSKVRVGIIFGGRSAEHEVSLQSARNIVDALDRTRFEPVLIGIDKAGHWHLNDTSNFLINQENPALIALNQSNRELAVVPGKASQQVVETAGNGLLAHIDVIFPIVHGTLGEDGCLQGLLRMADLPFVGSDVLGSAVCMDKDISKRLLRDAGIAVTPFITLTRSTAARTSFETAADKLGLPMFVKPANQGSSVGVSKVGNEAEYHAGVELALGFDQKVLVESAVRGREIECAVLGNENPIASGCGEIVVKSGFYSYDSKYIDDQAAQVVVPAAISPEASERIRQLAIDAFEVLGCSGLARVDVFLTDDGEVLINEINSLPGFTRISMYPKLWQAAGMSYSELVSRLIELALERHAGRQGLKISR; encoded by the coding sequence ATGAGCAAGGTGCGGGTCGGTATTATTTTTGGTGGCCGTTCGGCCGAGCACGAAGTGTCGCTGCAATCGGCGCGCAACATCGTCGATGCGCTGGATCGCACACGCTTCGAACCGGTCCTTATCGGCATCGACAAGGCAGGCCACTGGCACCTCAACGACACGTCGAACTTCCTGATCAACCAGGAAAACCCGGCGCTCATCGCCCTCAACCAGTCCAACCGCGAACTGGCCGTGGTGCCCGGCAAAGCCAGCCAGCAAGTGGTGGAAACCGCTGGCAACGGCCTGCTGGCACACATTGACGTGATCTTCCCCATCGTCCACGGCACCCTTGGCGAAGACGGCTGCCTGCAAGGCCTGCTGCGCATGGCCGACCTGCCTTTCGTCGGCTCCGATGTGCTCGGCTCGGCGGTGTGCATGGACAAGGACATCAGCAAGCGCTTGCTGCGCGACGCCGGCATTGCGGTGACGCCGTTCATTACCCTGACCCGCAGCACTGCGGCGCGTACTTCCTTTGAAACTGCGGCGGATAAACTCGGCCTGCCGATGTTCGTCAAACCGGCCAACCAGGGGTCTTCGGTAGGCGTGAGCAAGGTGGGTAACGAGGCCGAGTACCACGCTGGCGTGGAACTGGCCCTGGGGTTTGATCAAAAGGTGCTGGTGGAATCCGCAGTGCGTGGCCGCGAAATCGAATGCGCCGTGCTGGGCAACGAGAACCCCATCGCCAGCGGTTGCGGCGAGATTGTGGTGAAAAGCGGTTTCTATTCTTACGACAGCAAATACATCGACGACCAGGCCGCCCAGGTGGTGGTCCCGGCGGCGATCAGCCCAGAGGCCAGCGAGCGGATTCGCCAATTGGCCATCGACGCATTTGAAGTGTTGGGCTGCTCAGGCCTGGCGCGGGTCGATGTGTTTTTGACCGACGACGGCGAAGTGCTGATCAACGAAATCAACTCACTGCCCGGCTTCACCCGCATCAGCATGTACCCCAAGCTGTGGCAGGCAGCGGGCATGAGCTACAGCGAGTTGGTGAGCCGGTTGATTGAGCTGGCGCTGGAGCGGCATGCGGGGCGCCAGGGGTTGAAGATCAGCCGTTGA
- the ggt gene encoding gamma-glutamyltransferase has translation MNGVQHVFSISRRQLSVIAAALALAACHTPVNEQPPAPELGSGYRTDLSTRHAERHMAAAANPLAAEAGREMLRQGGSAIDAAIAMQAVLTLVEPQSSGIGGGAFIMLWDGKKVHAYDGRETAPAGATERLFLNADGTPMAFTDAQIGGRSVGTPGVLRALEMAHKQTGHLQWATLFEPAIRLSEQGFAISPRLHSLIAADRFIAQSPEMAAYFLNADGSPKATGTLLKNPALAAVFKRIAKQGPDALYHGPIADEIARKVQGHRNAGSLSVADLKGYAAKEREPLCTDYKRWKICGMPPPSSGGIAVAQILGTLQALQARDPRLAIAPMTPITSTSPAGLEPRPEAVHLIAEAGRLAFADRALYVADSDFTPVPVAGLVAPSYLAQRASLIGERSMGIATPGQPAGVQVAYAPDRSPLRISTSQVVAVDDLGGAVSMTTTVEAAFGSHVMVQGFLLNNQMTDFSFIPEENGQPVANRVQPGKRPRSAMAPTLVFDRQSGELLATVGSPGGSQIIEYVSKSLVAMLDWKLDPQAAINLPNFGSRNGATELEAGLFSPGLKQTLKDKGHALSEMDMTSGVQAIVLTRDAQGKVSLSGGADPRREGEALGD, from the coding sequence ACCTGAGCACTCGACACGCCGAACGCCATATGGCCGCCGCCGCCAACCCGCTGGCCGCCGAAGCCGGACGCGAGATGTTGCGCCAAGGCGGTTCGGCGATTGATGCGGCGATCGCCATGCAGGCGGTGCTGACCCTCGTAGAGCCGCAATCCTCCGGCATCGGCGGCGGTGCGTTCATCATGCTGTGGGACGGGAAAAAGGTGCACGCCTACGACGGTCGCGAAACCGCGCCGGCCGGGGCGACGGAGCGATTATTCCTGAATGCCGACGGCACACCGATGGCCTTCACCGACGCGCAGATTGGCGGGCGTTCGGTGGGCACGCCCGGTGTGCTGCGCGCCCTGGAGATGGCCCATAAACAGACCGGCCACCTGCAATGGGCCACGCTGTTTGAGCCGGCGATTCGCTTGTCGGAGCAAGGCTTCGCGATTTCACCGCGCCTGCACAGTCTGATCGCGGCTGACCGCTTTATTGCGCAGTCACCCGAGATGGCCGCCTACTTCCTGAATGCCGATGGCTCACCCAAAGCCACCGGCACGCTGCTGAAAAATCCGGCACTGGCTGCCGTGTTCAAACGCATCGCCAAGCAAGGCCCGGACGCGCTGTACCACGGGCCGATTGCCGATGAGATTGCGCGCAAAGTGCAGGGCCATCGCAATGCGGGCAGCCTGTCCGTGGCCGACCTGAAGGGTTACGCGGCCAAGGAGCGCGAACCGCTGTGCACCGACTACAAGCGCTGGAAAATCTGTGGCATGCCGCCACCGTCGTCAGGGGGAATTGCGGTCGCGCAGATCCTCGGCACCTTGCAGGCCCTGCAAGCCCGCGACCCGCGCCTGGCCATCGCGCCGATGACACCGATAACAAGCACCTCGCCGGCCGGGCTTGAGCCAAGGCCCGAGGCCGTGCACCTGATCGCCGAAGCCGGTCGCCTGGCCTTCGCCGACCGTGCGCTGTACGTGGCGGATTCGGACTTTACACCGGTGCCGGTCGCCGGCCTTGTCGCGCCAAGCTACCTGGCCCAACGCGCCTCGCTGATCGGTGAGCGCAGCATGGGCATCGCCACGCCAGGCCAGCCTGCGGGCGTTCAAGTGGCCTACGCGCCGGACCGTTCGCCACTGCGCATTTCCACCTCGCAAGTAGTGGCCGTGGATGACCTGGGCGGCGCCGTGTCGATGACCACCACGGTGGAAGCCGCGTTTGGCTCACATGTGATGGTCCAGGGCTTTTTACTCAACAACCAGATGACCGACTTCTCGTTCATCCCCGAAGAGAACGGTCAGCCGGTTGCCAACCGCGTGCAACCCGGCAAACGCCCGCGTTCGGCCATGGCGCCGACTCTGGTGTTCGACCGCCAGAGCGGTGAGCTGCTGGCCACGGTAGGTTCGCCGGGCGGCTCGCAAATCATCGAATACGTGAGCAAATCCCTGGTGGCCATGCTCGACTGGAAACTCGACCCACAAGCCGCCATCAACCTGCCGAACTTCGGCAGCCGTAATGGGGCAACCGAGCTGGAGGCTGGCTTGTTCAGTCCAGGCTTGAAGCAGACGCTGAAGGACAAGGGCCATGCGCTGAGCGAGATGGACATGACCAGCGGCGTCCAGGCGATTGTTCTTACGCGCGATGCCCAGGGCAAGGTGTCGCTGAGCGGCGGCGCGGATCCTCGGCGTGAAGGCGAAGCCCTGGGGGATTGA